In the Armatimonadota bacterium genome, one interval contains:
- the hemB gene encoding porphobilinogen synthase — translation MRRLRTSPAMRSLVRETNLSPANLILPLFVHEGDTSVPIEAMPGVSRLTLCDMQRTVERAAAAGLGGVMLFGVPSVKDETGSEAWNPCGIAARSIEAARQTAGDTLVVAADVCLCEYTSHGHCGVVESGAISNDATVKLLAQTAVCYANAGVDIVAPSDMMDGRVAEIRKALDRETFVNTAIMAYSAKTASAFYGPFREAAGSTPAFGDRRTYQMDAANGREAMREMQVDADEGADILMVKPGLLCLDILGEARRRFDHPLAVYNVSGEYSMLKAAVRAGWLDESRAVEELLVAFRRAGADIILTYHALEYAERVRNIH, via the coding sequence ATGCGCCGCCTCCGGACGTCACCGGCGATGCGCAGCCTGGTTCGTGAAACCAACCTTTCACCGGCCAACCTGATTCTGCCGTTGTTCGTTCACGAGGGAGACACAAGTGTCCCGATCGAGGCGATGCCGGGCGTCAGTCGCCTGACACTCTGCGACATGCAGCGGACGGTGGAGCGTGCCGCGGCGGCCGGTTTGGGTGGGGTGATGCTTTTTGGCGTACCGTCCGTCAAGGACGAGACCGGGAGTGAAGCGTGGAACCCTTGCGGTATAGCCGCTCGAAGCATTGAAGCCGCAAGACAAACGGCGGGTGACACACTGGTAGTGGCCGCCGACGTGTGTTTGTGCGAGTACACCAGCCACGGGCACTGTGGCGTTGTAGAAAGTGGTGCCATATCAAACGACGCCACAGTGAAACTTCTGGCCCAAACAGCAGTCTGTTATGCTAACGCTGGAGTCGATATCGTGGCGCCATCCGACATGATGGACGGACGCGTCGCTGAAATCCGGAAAGCTCTGGACCGTGAGACCTTCGTGAATACGGCTATAATGGCGTACAGCGCCAAAACGGCGAGCGCGTTTTATGGCCCTTTTCGTGAGGCGGCCGGCAGTACACCGGCCTTTGGTGATCGTCGCACCTATCAAATGGATGCTGCAAACGGACGGGAAGCGATGCGGGAGATGCAAGTCGACGCAGACGAAGGCGCCGACATTTTGATGGTCAAGCCGGGACTGCTTTGCCTGGATATACTTGGCGAAGCGCGTCGGCGGTTTGACCATCCTCTTGCCGTTTACAATGTATCCGGTGAATACTCTATGCTCAAGGCGGCTGTACGGGCCGGATGGCTGGATGAGTCTCGTGCCGTGGAGGAGCTTCTGGTCGCGTTCCGCAGGGCCGGCGCTGACATAATACTCACCTACCATGCCTTGGAGTACGCGGAGCGAGTTCGAAACATTCATTGA
- a CDS encoding GAF domain-containing sensor histidine kinase, with translation MLSEPPGSDTGSRLLQQVLALAALLNDCQDLQSVLDAAIVAAAETAGAERGFVLILDPATRRVESFATHNIARETLTSSLSQPDGDNPAEISRYSVDTVLESLQPLIATNAFEDPTLGARESIRLGHLRSVLSVPLILRGTLLGVIYLDSRIQSTVFSADQSTALAAVANQVAISTHNARLQQELRRQSDERLRLQDELHQHETRRMALEQANQLKSDFVAFLAHELRNPLTAIHGAADTLRTLDPAESNRREWYDTIAVESGRIQETIEELLDEARLDAGKDLAIRRVPVHIRDIVAEQITRRRHDKAYTAGHTLQVDIDPETPEEIQSDPEKLHHILGNLIANAIKYSPGGGAVKIEVAPVPPNMLRLAVSDHGLGIAADKMERLFCKYDRLDRESIQHIPGTGLGLYFTRQLVDLMGGSVDCESEEGRGSTFTVRLPIDASP, from the coding sequence ATGCTGAGCGAACCACCAGGCAGCGATACGGGTTCCCGCCTGCTTCAGCAGGTTCTGGCGCTTGCCGCGCTCCTGAACGACTGTCAAGATCTACAGAGCGTGCTCGATGCCGCAATCGTAGCGGCTGCTGAGACTGCCGGCGCTGAACGCGGCTTTGTACTCATTCTGGATCCTGCCACGCGGCGCGTTGAAAGCTTTGCCACACACAATATCGCCCGCGAGACACTCACCAGCTCGCTGTCACAACCCGACGGCGACAACCCCGCCGAAATCAGCCGATACTCGGTCGACACCGTTCTTGAGAGCCTCCAGCCGCTTATCGCCACGAATGCATTCGAAGATCCCACGCTTGGCGCCAGAGAGAGCATCCGGCTCGGGCATCTACGCTCTGTGCTCTCGGTGCCCCTGATTCTCCGCGGCACGCTCCTGGGGGTGATCTACCTCGATAGCCGTATCCAGAGTACGGTGTTCTCGGCCGACCAAAGCACGGCGCTTGCGGCGGTGGCCAATCAGGTTGCTATCTCTACGCACAACGCTCGCCTGCAGCAGGAACTGCGCCGGCAATCCGACGAGCGGCTGCGCCTGCAGGATGAGCTTCATCAACATGAAACCCGGAGGATGGCTCTGGAACAGGCCAACCAGCTCAAGTCAGATTTTGTCGCCTTCCTGGCGCACGAACTTCGGAATCCGCTCACCGCGATTCACGGCGCGGCAGACACGCTGCGAACCCTCGACCCGGCCGAGTCCAACCGGCGGGAGTGGTACGACACCATTGCCGTGGAGAGTGGTCGGATCCAGGAAACCATCGAAGAGTTGCTGGATGAGGCTCGGCTGGATGCTGGAAAGGACCTGGCAATCCGGCGTGTGCCGGTTCACATTCGTGACATCGTGGCCGAACAGATCACGCGCAGGCGACACGACAAGGCATATACCGCCGGCCATACGCTTCAGGTGGACATCGACCCGGAAACCCCCGAAGAGATTCAGAGCGACCCCGAGAAGCTCCACCATATCCTTGGAAACCTGATAGCAAACGCCATCAAATACTCCCCCGGTGGCGGCGCTGTCAAGATCGAGGTCGCACCGGTACCCCCCAACATGCTGCGGTTAGCGGTCTCGGACCACGGTCTGGGCATAGCCGCCGACAAGATGGAGCGGCTCTTCTGCAAATACGATCGTCTCGATCGCGAGTCAATCCAGCATATTCCGGGAACGGGTCTTGGGCTCTACTTCACGCGCCAGTTGGTGGATCTTATGGGCGGCTCCGTAGATTGTGAAAGCGAAGAAGGGCGTGGATCCACGTTCACGGTGCGGCTGCCCATCGACGCGTCCCCGTGA
- a CDS encoding alpha/beta fold hydrolase, which produces MELRTSDGIRISGWLRRRDGSAPVCLIACHGYRGSSLQSLPWFQLAERLGCSCLAFDFRAHDHSGGGFTTCGAKEILDLAAAVDYVSSEPRRLGRIVVCGLSMGASTGIRLAAQDPRIKAVIAESPYLTLEHATHAWCRATAGPFGPLLSEAMCRAAKARWNVEPAEVSPMRAAAALVDTPLLVLAAGRDKLAPPESVRKIAEAAPLGQLVVLKRAMHAACWATDGATVATVAEAFIRRVTTPMQVAPKPDI; this is translated from the coding sequence GTGGAGCTGCGTACCTCGGATGGGATTCGCATTTCGGGCTGGTTAAGGCGGCGCGATGGTTCGGCGCCGGTCTGCCTCATTGCCTGTCATGGATATCGCGGCTCCAGTTTGCAGTCGCTGCCGTGGTTCCAACTCGCTGAGCGGCTGGGCTGTTCGTGCCTTGCGTTTGACTTCCGCGCGCACGACCACAGCGGCGGCGGCTTCACCACCTGCGGCGCCAAGGAAATACTCGACCTCGCTGCAGCCGTGGATTACGTCTCATCGGAGCCTCGACGCCTCGGCCGGATCGTTGTCTGCGGGCTCTCCATGGGCGCCTCGACCGGGATCCGGCTGGCTGCGCAAGATCCACGGATCAAAGCGGTAATCGCAGAGTCGCCCTATCTCACACTGGAGCACGCCACCCACGCCTGGTGCCGCGCCACAGCCGGCCCGTTTGGCCCACTCCTTTCCGAAGCGATGTGCCGCGCGGCAAAGGCACGTTGGAATGTGGAACCGGCCGAGGTGTCGCCAATGCGCGCAGCCGCTGCGCTGGTGGACACCCCGCTGCTGGTACTGGCGGCCGGACGTGACAAACTGGCGCCACCGGAGAGTGTTCGCAAAATCGCGGAGGCCGCCCCACTCGGCCAGCTGGTGGTACTGAAGCGCGCCATGCACGCCGCGTGCTGGGCAACCGACGGCGCGACTGTCGCCACGGTTGCGGAGGCGTTCATCCGGCGGGTGACAACCCCGATGCAGGTCGCACCGAAACCGGACATTTAG
- a CDS encoding Gfo/Idh/MocA family oxidoreductase — translation MAKKVRLGVIGTGGIANGAHLPGYSQIPDECEIYALCDIDAKALNTTADKYSVTRRFDDFNDLLKLDEIDAVSVCTPNYVHYSATMAALKAGKHVLCEKPIAMNAVEAAEMVATARANDRILQIGYNSRFAPKNQVLKQFIEAGELGEIYYARAQAMRVRGIPGWGVFIDKAKQGGGPLIDIGVHILDLTLWLMGHPEPTFASGVTYQKFGKRGDVVGFMGQWDYKNFTVEDMAAGLIRFANGATVVLESSFVANIKDEINNTTLLGTAGGAQAYPLTITQERHRSVFSFEPHVPDAHINTYHAEMKSFVECVKHKKSPLVTGEHGLMVARIMDAIYASSDAGHEVAVAPAAKPARTKKSTSPARP, via the coding sequence GTGGCTAAGAAAGTCCGCCTGGGCGTAATCGGAACCGGAGGTATCGCCAATGGCGCCCACCTTCCCGGCTACAGCCAGATACCCGACGAGTGTGAGATATATGCACTGTGTGATATCGATGCCAAGGCATTGAACACTACAGCCGATAAGTACTCTGTTACACGCCGATTTGACGACTTCAATGACCTGCTAAAGCTCGACGAAATCGATGCCGTTTCCGTTTGTACGCCCAATTACGTTCACTACTCGGCCACAATGGCTGCTCTAAAGGCCGGCAAACATGTGTTGTGTGAAAAGCCGATAGCCATGAACGCTGTTGAGGCGGCCGAGATGGTTGCAACTGCGCGCGCCAACGATCGCATCCTGCAGATCGGCTATAACTCGCGATTTGCGCCCAAGAATCAGGTGCTCAAGCAGTTTATCGAAGCTGGGGAGCTCGGCGAAATCTACTACGCCCGCGCACAGGCGATGCGCGTTCGTGGTATTCCTGGCTGGGGCGTCTTCATCGACAAGGCCAAGCAGGGCGGCGGGCCGCTCATCGACATCGGCGTTCACATCCTGGACCTCACCCTCTGGTTGATGGGCCACCCGGAGCCGACGTTCGCCAGCGGCGTGACCTACCAGAAATTCGGAAAGCGCGGAGACGTGGTCGGCTTTATGGGTCAGTGGGACTATAAGAACTTCACGGTCGAAGATATGGCTGCAGGTCTCATCCGCTTTGCAAACGGAGCAACGGTGGTTCTCGAGTCGAGCTTCGTGGCCAACATCAAGGACGAGATCAACAACACCACCCTCCTGGGCACCGCGGGTGGCGCCCAGGCGTATCCGCTCACGATTACGCAGGAGCGGCACCGCAGCGTATTCAGCTTTGAACCACATGTGCCGGACGCGCACATCAACACCTACCACGCCGAGATGAAATCCTTCGTCGAGTGCGTTAAGCACAAGAAGAGCCCGTTGGTTACGGGTGAGCATGGCCTTATGGTTGCCCGCATCATGGACGCCATATATGCCTCTAGTGATGCCGGGCACGAGGTGGCTGTCGCTCCGGCGGCAAAACCGGCCCGTACGAAGAAGTCAACGTCCCCCGCGCGGCCGTAA